Below is a genomic region from Ascaphus truei isolate aAscTru1 chromosome 5, aAscTru1.hap1, whole genome shotgun sequence.
AGGGAACAATTGCTATTCTCTCTTGTAACACAGTTTGGGGAATTACATTTACCCTATAACGGTCTACTCAGCAATCAGCTGTATTAGTTTCagtcattttccccagtgtagtGTTTAACAATATAATGTGGCTGGGTTATTAGACTGATTTAATCTGGTAGCTACTGTGTAAACAGACCGATACTATTGGTCCATTACTTAATTGGCTGAACAGTGTCCACCAATAGTGATATCACTGTCACCTTATTCACATAAaagctgtattaaaaaaaaatgttgtttcttTGCAGTTTTATATTATGTTGTGAAGTGGCTGCTGCATAGCTACAGAATTGCCATTTAGACTTATAGGGCATATCCCAACAACACTTATTTACTTTGTATATAAGCACTTACTTATTCACTGTATAATTGTATAGCCACTTACAGTGGAATGTCATATTGGATGGAATTAGGATTATCATCCAGTTAATCCATTATACTGCCAATTATAGTATTGTACTATGTTACTTAGGTCCCTCATGTCATACTGAGGGGACATTTACACTTCTCATATTAGCTCAGGTATCAAGCGTTCAGTAGGTTTTAAAACTTCTTATGTGTTtcattaaaataatatatatgtgtcaGTGGAGGTGGAATGTTGCCTTTACAAGCGCTCCATCTCTTGCCAGTGAACTATTACGTTTACAACTAGAGCTATATTACATAGTGAGGTAGAGTGCAATATATTAGGGATCCTTTTCTCCTTCTGTTTTGCCAATGTATTTCACCCCCCGATGCACCCCTCCAGATATAGCTTACTCAGGCTGAGCAGGGGTTATCCCTTTGTTTGTGTACTATACTATATTAATAATAGATCATATACTACATAATTATTAACCTGGGTCATTTTtgagattgtatttttattgtattacagTCTATTAAGGTATTTCGTGTTTTACTGTTGTTTTGCTTATATAGCACACTGACAGTTctgatgtacagtataattatGGAAAGAAATTATCTAATCAATAAAAGGAGAAAACAGATGTCCTTTGTTTAATCCTTGTGGAGAGAGTATCTCTGAATCCCCTTTGTCTCTCTTTTGAGTAATTCTCTCTTCCAATCACCCCTCCTGATGTGTGGTTTTATTTTGTCTAaattagatcgtaagctcttcggagcagggactccttttcctaaatgttacttttatgtctgaagcacttctcccctttgtgttatttatatcatttattttttatgattgtcacatgtattactgctgtgaagcgctacgtacattaatgcgctatatagataaagacatacatacaaaagcTATGAATTTTAGACACGTTGCTTCTCCCTGATGGTAAGTATTCACATGTCGTGCTATTGGCGTATCAAGTTAATTTCGAATTGCACCTAAATGCTCTAAGATTCTGCATCTACATTTTCTGCATGTTTTTCCCACACATTTTTTGTTGCATGAACATTTTGCCATGTATATAACTCCCGCTGTTTCACAATTCATGAAATGACGTATCTCATATGATTTCGTATCATTCCAATTTGTGAATGTCTGCGTTGGTGTTATTGATGCACAGGCTTTGCAGTTAGAGCATTTCTATGATCCATTTATTTGGAATCTATTTAGCCATGTATTAGAGGTTTCTGGAGTGAAATGGCTCTGTACCAATCGATCATTTAGATTTTTTGCTCTCCTATTGACCATTAACAGTTGTTTCCTTAGGATAGCTTTTAGTGTGTTGTCTTGtcagaatatgccaatgtttgctcAGAATATCAGTTTATTATCAGGACCTATCTGCTGGTGTCTTTCTCTGAGCAACTATTGTCTGACTGTAAATTTGGCTCTTCTGTATGATCGTTTAACGACTTTATTACTGTAGCCCCTTTGTTGGAACCGGTTTGTGAGTTCAAGAGCTTACTTTTCAAAATCTGTTATTGACGAATAGTTCctacaaatacacaaaaactgtcCTACAGGGATGCCACAAATTAGAGAGCTAGGGTGATGGCTATTTGCCCTCAATACGCTGCTTGTGGAAGTTTCTTTTCTATAGATAGTTGTCTGTAGAAGGCCCTGGTCATCTCGTTCAATAGTTAGATCAAGGAAGCTGAGCATGGTTTTATTCCACAAAATCAATATATCGTCTATATTTCTAGACCACAGATCGACATATTGTGTGTAGTGTAATAGATTGTCATTAAACACTATCGTATCCACCCACCAGCCTAAATAGAGGTTTGCGTACATTGGAGCGCAGGTTGTACCCATAGCTGAACCCTGTTCTAAAGCAAACATTTTATTGTTAAACcaaaaatagttattttgaagcACAAATTTTAAGAGTTCTAGAACCAGTTGGTAATTGCTGTCCACACTATTACTGTCACGGCCccatttattctccaacatctccgattttgttttggtattttttccgaatgctacgcacttcaccgcgttcatgctgcattcatgccgagacagcgctaatacaatgcactAGGAAAAAGGCGGCCGCGGCTTAAAATACTGGAACATACCATatcaaatactgcatctgcccgcggttttcagagttgcgccgatatggccgcacgaggataaaggcggccgccacagtAGCTGAACTAGGAGAGGTTTTCTTTCGTCCTCCCACATTTTCCCTAGAAtttgtgttatatgttttgttagtCTGGTATTTTTTTCTCACTGCATCCTTAATGGACCAATGAGTTACCTGTTGATTAATTGACCGGCTTTGCCGGACAATCAGAACTACCTGATTAAATCGTCCACGTTCATTTTTCtccttttatttatataaattatatacaaataGGTTTTGTCCATGTTCTTTACTGACTGAGCTATTGTCTCTTCTGTTTGGGCCAAAGCACATCTGATTATTTTAATAGCTTCCTTCTGCCTAACCTGATATAGTTCTCTATCCTGCTCTCATTGAGTCTTTTTGCATTTTCTAAAAATTGTCTTTTTAGATTTACAATACCTGCCACCTCCTTGGAAAGCCATATTGATATATGCTTTGGGATATACACCAGGCTGTCCTAAATATGTAAGAAAACCAAGGATACAACAAGGTCTGAGGTTTCACAGCAGCTTGGATAATGGACAGACTGAGTGGGCCAcgtggggtttttttttagtgATGGGCGAACATGTAGAAAATTAAAAAATCTCCACAATTTAAAATGCtataaaactgactttttctgaGCGAAGAGGAATTTTCAAAAATTCAAATTGACTAAGAAACACCAGTTACCCAGCGAATCAGAATGTCAGCACAATTTACATCACTAGTTCTTACCTGCTGTggaattctatgtttctatgtaaCTTCGTCACAATAAACAACAACACTTTCTGATTCCATCATTTATTATAGGAGGATCTGAATGTTTAATTTGCAATTAGTGGCACAATAGCGTCCAAAGCACAAATATCATATGCACAATCACTGGTCAGATTATGTATCGGCAAACTGCGTATCGCTCCGGGGGACGATTTCTCTTGGTTTATCCTTGGCACAGTACTGGTATCTCCAATGTCTGTCCCTGCGGGACAAAGAAAATTTAATTACAGTGACTGCCACAGACTGGGATATCTTCAAAATAAAATGAACAATCAGAACAATAGTGCAAAAACCTGGAAGAACTATAAACCTGCAGCTAACTTCAATTTCTTTCTATTTGTATCTTTACATTCACCTGTAACCTGATTGAATTTCTCACAATCCTCATTTGCAGCGGTTCTGATTTCTGAATAATACCAACAATGTGCCGACTGTGGCTGGATCTCCACCCCTCCTCAGCCACGGTATACTGCTATGAGCCGGGGTAACACCTGTAGGCAGTGTTTTGTATGGGTTTTGTATGGAACCCTTACAGTGCTCTTATACCTTACCTTGTATGCCATGGGTCCTGGCGTGCCAGAGGCCCCTATAACTTACCAGGTACGTTATCGGCACTTGCTCATTGACTAGTGTGGCGGACCAGCTAACCCCATCAAAATTAGAAGTGGCACCCGCCAAATTACATTTCCAGCATCCGGGGCAAGTTGTAGCATGTGATAGCTCCCGGTGCAATCACATGACCCAGAAGTCGGGTGGGTGTCAATCGTGCCGCAAGACCCctggcactgaaaaggttaaagcaacagtccccattttttttgtgtatgtatttataaatatattttattgtacCCGATCTTGGGGAATTCCCCCTGTACTGTTTCCTGATCTTTAGGTCTCTCTGGAGACCGCAACTTTCCTGGCATATTTGTACTTTTCTTGTACTGTGTGTGATACCAaagcaacatatactgtatatggcacCAAGGCCACCAATTGAAAGCCACAATGTCATCTCTTGATGACGTTCCAGCTTCCCGGTGGCCGCAAGTGCAAGGCTGACCATGGCGACCGAGCTGTAAATCGGCTCTAGTTCaggtaatctaaaaaaaaaaactaaaagaaaTAGGCAGCACAGACTGGTGCTTTAAGTAAATACAAATAATTGATACATGATCTAATACAAATAATTCAGCTTTTTATAAAACATAGATGTAGGAACAAGCATGGATCCATTCCCAATGAGTATTTCCGAATCAATCCATAATTACTGTAAGGAGTGTCTGTTTGATCCCTAGACAACGTGTCTTAAACTCAGTTCCTTACAAACATATTAGTGTCAGATTTTGATGAGCAGTGTGGGCCGGTGCTATTACTATGTAAATCAAGATGACAACAACAAAAGTAAAGgctttttaagaaataaaactgAAAGAGTACAAATACATTCACGTCCAAAAGGGATTCCTCTTGCAGGAGACAAATACTTACCCATTGCTTCTATCATGGTAACTGGATGTTCCTACAAGGTAGTAATTAATGGGCGCTTGCCAGCTAAGGTTAGCATCAGAACCAGTGACGTATTTGCTCCACTGGCACTTATGATTGACTGGATCCTCCCCGTTGCAGCAGTAATACTTCCACCTGGAGAAGAAGACAGTCATTCGAAGAGCTACCAACCCAACATCTACCAGAAACCTAACCACACTGTCCCAAATGTCCCTATCATGAGGGAGGCTCCTGATGATTATCTGACATATTGACCAGTAGGAAACCAATATCCTGCAGTGTCTGATGGCAAGGCAAAAATCAAACAGGAATCCGTGGTTAAAGGTACAGCTGTGTAAAATGTTGAGATAAACATTTCTTACGAAAGAGTTGTCAATGAGATACTAAtacatattgtgataccatcacggtcgtctaggtgctggaatagggcagctatgggacatTTCCAGCTCACAGATAGTTAATCTTCCATAGTATAGCTAATTCAGCTGCTGTCTAAATTGagaaggctgaactcctgattgcttaTGGAGTTTTAATAGTCAGGACGTGACTACAAAGTGCTGCCTTGCCAGAGAGCTGCCATTGAGAGGGATTGCAGtcccagagaaggggacagagaagcATCGTCCACAGATGTGGAAGCTGGtacagaccgtgctgaagcggaggatgtcctgtccttgacagtggacttacagaggagagtttctctgagctcaggTGGGGCCAAGCTCCCCTACGAAGGAAAGGACGTAAGGCCACGCTGAAGCCGGGATGACTCCTGCCTTAAATTGGgaccaaaagagactgcaacgtggagtgggcatcacaatatttaTATGCACACATTCTTCTTCAGCCATTGTTGATCTGCTGCTGGATTAAATGCCATACCAATGATCTTCCATGTATTGCGGTTGCAAGACTCTCTTCTCCATGTTTATCCAACAAACTTTCTGATTGCATCCTACCATCGTTCTTTTGGATGTTATTTGTCTGTTGATGTCTTTTGGAAGGCAGTCAAGTACTATTTGTGTCCAACGATGGTAATTATTTCTTTCAGcatagtggaaggttcccttgaaagattgccTTGTTTCTtcctaatattatatatatacatatacatgcaaCCCCCCTAGCATTTCTATGGCTTATGGGGCTTTACTATATGCACCCACACAGAGTAACGCCCCTTTCCCCATCACTTGGTGCTGGGTGATTAGGCAGAATCATAGCCCCAGCCACTTCTGCATGGTGATAGTGATGTCATCATAGGATATATATAGTGAGAGAGATGTTTCTGGAAGGCAGCTCCCTGGAGGAGTCACAGAGGAGAAATTTCACTGTGAATAGTGTTTATATGTTCAGAATATAGATTCTGTATCCAAGGACATAGGGTAAGATcccctttattattttatagttaacAACAGTGCCCTACCCAGATAGCATCCCCAGTAATGTCTCCCGTGATTCAGATAGAGGAAAACTATGCCTAGAATATGTTCCCAAGCTGCAGCCCCGATGTATAGCTGGATTAGCCAATCAGAGGGTCCATAGCTGACTCTCACCCAGAAAGTCATGAGATGGCATTCAGTACCCGAGTAGAGGGATCAATTAGGTAACCCATAAGGAGTCAATCCTTAACACCTCCCTAGCGGGCCGAGATTGGGTGCAGCTAAGGAAGAGAATACAGAAAGCACTAATAATAAACACTAAAGAGTCTATACCAGATGTAACATATATGTTGTGATTGAGCCTTTATCGACTATGATAAATAAAACTGCTGTTAGTATGAATAAAGTTCTTGGCGCCCATCagtgcattaccaacgcccaacctgcatgaatccagcaccctgacaaggtaatagAGACTGAGAAAGCCAGTGAATGAGGCACTTAAACTCATTAGGATGCCGGGCCAAgagggttacacatatatattggAAAACAACTTGACAAAGTTGATAGCTATGTTTGCCTTGGCCAGCAATGGACACTTTTTGAATAAAATCAATAGAAGAATGAAAATGGGATGGAGCATATTTGGAAGGAAGAAAGACTAACTTTCTCCTCAACACTGTATACGCTTGTATATAAAAGGTACAATGCTAATCTATTGTTTCTTGTGTTGTGCACATTAATAATGCAGCCATCATTCGCCAAAGAGATAGAAGAACAGTAAGTAACAGCTCAGATTAGAATAACACGGGGAAGAACAAAATTAGAAACATTCATTTTAActgcaaacaaataaatacataagtGACTTTACGGGGGATTTCATttttctaaggaagccaattacattaaAATGAAGGGTTCTTTAGCATGTGTCTTTACCTCCTGTCCTCCTTTTCGTTATCATAGTAACTGTCCATGCCACTTATGACCGTGGCAAACGGACACGTGAAGTCAAACTTTTCATCAAAGTCATTAACGTAATCGGTCCAGTAGCATAATGAAAGTGCGCTGAAGGTGTTTTTGCAGCCGAACTCCCAGACTCGGTCCTTGTAGCTATTCTGATGCTCACTAGGGGAACATAAAGATTATGTCATGGCAAGTGTTTAGTATCCAGGGTCAGTACAAGGGTATTATATGCCATAGGTGAATATTAAGCCTAACGCCCCTCCCCTCTCATACAATTAACGTTCAAAAATGAATATTGTGCATTAGAATAAATAAAAATTCTACATTTATAATTacagatttattttacattcaaaaGTAGAATATGATACAGATTGTACATTCTCATtgtcctgtggggggggggatagttatgtgccatggggggagggggagtagttATGTacctgggtgggggagggaagagaatgaggtatgggcctgggggtagGTAGGGCCATGACAGAGGTGGAAACAGAGTGTGCTAAGCTGCAGCTTTGGGGGATGGTGGGGCCCTGCTGGAGGCCTTCCAGAAAGGCTTTCAGAGGTGCTAGTCACAGGGTGATCACAGAGGTACCTGTCAGTTCCACCAGCCCCCCTCTGAAAGATGCCTCTGTAGAACTGGCACATGTTTGGGTCGCTGGCAGGGTACTCGGGCCCCCTCACTCACTAGCCCAGGACAGTAGTCCCAGCTCTCTCCCGCTGTCGGCTGCCCTGCTGCTACATGGAATTCCCAGTTGTCTAGTGGCTCTCATTGTCAATCATACCCATTAGTAATTAAAATTCCTACTACTGGATCCAGCCAGATCTCTGCCTTTATGTACCAATGCAACACAAAACAAACCCTTTGCTGTCAGAAGGAGCTGTCTATCTGCAAGTGATGTCGTGAGAGCTGATGAATGAGCTATATCTATAACAAGCTCTCATGCTGGTCCATCAAAATGTGCCCCTTCCTGCTAAATTATCTAGTATTCCCCAGAACCAACACAGTTACTCTGACGCTCATGAACACTGAATCCCACTATCACATGGGAACACTGTTACCTTATGATTAAGCCGATGCTTTGATGTCCTGAACACAAGAAATTAAGAGGCTGGTTGTAGTTGTTGTTCCATGTTCTTACTTTTATGCTTCCTAAAAAAACTACAAAGAATAGATGTTATAAAGtctaattttattattattaatatatatttttttgtttagaGATCACCAAGAAACTTCATATGCCGATTATGAGATTATTAGGAATAGTGATGTAATACTAACTGGAAGGAGAGAAATGtcattaaaatatactaaaatacCAAAGAGATGGGTGATAGTAATGGAGGTATTCAAGTCTGCACCAGAGAGAACACTAATAAATGAAAGAGCAATGTGTGTGGCAGAGAGAGTAACAATAGTGAGTGAAGGCGTATTACTGCAGGTGAGGCAGAGCAGGTGTTACTGAttgaggtatatatatatgtgcattacGTGTCGCAGAGGGTAATAGTGTATATTAGGAGTATGTGGTATAGTAAGTAGCTCATTTTAGTAAGTCTATGTGAACTAAGTATAGCAGAGAGGTGATTGTTGTAAAGTGTCAGTGCCGTCAAATCCCAAATTAAAGAACATATTATTCTATTATAAAGGACATTTACGCTTCATTTTCCTCTATCACATACTTCCCTAATATTCACTTCACTGTCAAATCCCTTACCTGTCATATACTGTATTTCAGAGAAATATTggttatattaaaaaaattcaaaaaaggatattattttactttatattttATAACAAAATGTTTACATCATATACCGTTTCCATATAAGCAGCTACAACATTAAGTATATGTCTATCTTCATATCTAACAACTGTTTTACCAAACATTAAATTATACAAAATTAAATAATACATAGACACGTACAGAAGCAGAAAAGCAGTGTTCATTTTGCTGTCAATAAATGTAACAATATCCATTATATAGCATTGTGAATAATTATCCTATCAGTTCctatcttaaccccttcatgactgccTGAGCACCCTTATTCATGTTATTGCTTGTGTCGTGGAAAAACTCAGTCCCACACATTCTTTTTAGGCAAAAATAATCTgttgaaaaactttattgcagcGGCTGCTTGCAAGAGTAACATTCACATAAACATGAAGACATGCGTCTGATCTAACATAAATGAACTGAACTATAGGCTCTAAGTAAGCTATCTTATACCAGAAGAAGGGGCGGGCATACATAATATCACAGTGTCAGCACCTATTACTTCATTGGACATCATACTTTCTTTATCTTGTTTTTCTTGCAGTTAGTCGGTTATACATTTTGCAACATATTTTAGCAGATTAAACAAAATATAAAACTCATGTGCTAAGCTACCTCATCTTTCTCAAGGCTGACAGCcggtgcatctctctctctctctgactctacaTGGGGAGTTTAATAGATAAGATAAGGGGCCCAGCTAAAGAAAGAAATTACAGTTTCAGCATTAAAGAAAGTTTGAAGGGGAAAAATgtattctgcacacacacacacacacatacctcatcTTTCTCAAGGTCGACAGCCGGTACATCTCAGAATTTAAGGACTCTACACAAACAGTGACGTATAAGATCAAAGACTTTAAAAACTGTGTTACTGAGAGTGTCATTTATCTGATTGTCTGCTCTTGTGGAAAACTATATGTCGGCAAAACCTTTAGACATTTCAAAGTAAGAATTCTTGAGCACCTTGGGTCAATAAGAAATGCCAAAGATACACCGGTGGCCCGACATGTGGTAAATGAACACCAGGGAAACAGTGACCAGTTAACTTTCATCGGTATTCAACACATACCCTGGGGTCAGCGAAAGGGTGACTGGAACAAGATTCTATTACAGACTGAGTGCAAGTGGAGTTACACGTTGAAAACACTCAGTCCCATGGGTTTGAATGAGGGTTATATCTATACTTCTTTTATTTGATTACATTACCATCCTAGGGGGCTCCAGGCATATAGTTTAAATCTAGATGTTCGTTTTGACCTAAGGGGCGAACAACCTAGGTTAGTTCACTCCTACACTACTGTATACCTGCTTCCACCTACTATAGATATATGCTCTATATAATATCATGCTATCCTATAGGTGACGTTGACACCCTCATTCAAACCCATGCAATGTATGATCCCCATATTGCCGTGACCTATCTGTCATATTTCACTTTGAACAAGGTTGTCAATTACCAAATACATTTACCTTTGACCCTACCCctgaatataatatacagtaataactATTTGGTTATATACTACTATTTGACTTTAACATCATTGCTAGTCACATATAAGCTAGTCAACCACTTTTTActcgggatgacgtcatcacgttgacgtTGTGGAGGTGTTATGGGTGAGACCGTTCTGGTGTAGTGGAGAGCGGGCTGTTTctgtttgcagtgctgtatgtatttgGCTTGCTATATCTGACCGTCTATTAGTTGGCTTAaagcacacagacacgcagttTGGATGCCTGAACGCAGCATCTGTGTTCCGTTTTTCCACCTATTTCTCATGAATATTGATATCACTAGATTGCGTATACACATACAGTTTACTTTACACCCGCACCATACCCAGATACAGGAGGCTCAAATAAGAGTTTGGTGGGCACCTATGTAGCAACCAGGTGTACTTACCTGCCTGGTGAGATATAACTATTTGGAGTTGCAGATTTTTATTCCATATTAGATATAGTTACCCACCTAGGGATTATATCCCCCTCTGGTTGTCACTCACACTTTGCGTTTTAACTGTTTTTATTAGAATTAGAGCATTTGTCACCATTAAGCGTCGTTATtatgtttattaataaaaatttaTTGTTTTGGCCATGTAGGCTTTATTGGTAACTGTCCACCCccagtgctgggagcggttacttacctGTACCTCTTGCAGCCTATATTCAACAATTGTTGGAGGGTATTTGAACCTTTATTACATTTATCAGCCTTGTTGTGCAGTAGCATGAATCTTGGAGGAGacctcctttgtctccttatgtgTTTTTGTCTGTTATTACCATTCCTTTGCACCGGCTGGAATCACTAATGACTCTATCAGGACTTATTGTTTATTGGTGAGTAGTATCTCACAAGTTATATAATTATGACTGGCTGAGCACCCTTATTTATGTTATTGCTTGTGTCGGGGAAAAACTCACACacaagtgtcctatgtgtcgttgtctgtctgtatgtgtctccctgtgtccctccctgtgt
It encodes:
- the LOC142496166 gene encoding hemagglutinin/amebocyte aggregation factor-like — its product is MWDLAANKRHQASKLHNLLEIQTSHSTVVMKVMLVLLLGLTAALPENASKDVFLGSIKVRTWNNNYNQPLNFLCSGHQSIGLIISEHQNSYKDRVWEFGCKNTFSALSLCYWTDYVNDFDEKFDFTCPFATVISGMDSYYDNEKEDRRWKYYCCNGEDPVNHKCQWSKYVTGSDANLSWQAPINYYLVGTSSYHDRSNGDRHWRYQYCAKDKPREIVPRSDTQFADT